In Pseudoalteromonas piratica, the following proteins share a genomic window:
- the ltaE gene encoding low-specificity L-threonine aldolase — translation MIDLRSDTVTQPCENMRKAMADAEVGDDVFGDDPTVNALQQKAAELTGHEAALFAPSGTQSNLLALLAHCQRGDEYIVGQDAHTYKYEGGGAAVLGSIQPQPIEFEQDGSLSLELVKRKIKPNDHHYARTRLLSIENTVSGKPLPMAYLSDARKFCDAHGLGLHLDGARVFNAAVHHQVSVKEITSEMDSVSICLSKGLGTPLGSVLCGSKAFIHEAHKWRKMLGGGMRQAGIVAAAGLYALENNIERLVEDHENAEFLAGELSSLAGIAVAGCATNMVFVNYHGTKPVSEFAEALYNQGVNICAGEQIRLVLHKDVTREDCVSVVEAIKNAL, via the coding sequence ATGATTGATTTACGAAGCGATACCGTTACCCAACCCTGTGAAAATATGCGTAAAGCTATGGCTGATGCAGAGGTTGGCGATGACGTATTTGGTGATGATCCCACGGTAAATGCCTTACAGCAAAAAGCTGCTGAATTAACAGGACACGAAGCAGCATTGTTTGCCCCAAGTGGCACGCAAAGTAATTTATTGGCGTTACTCGCACATTGCCAACGTGGTGATGAATATATTGTTGGTCAAGATGCCCATACTTATAAATATGAAGGGGGCGGAGCAGCAGTACTTGGCAGTATTCAACCACAACCAATAGAATTTGAACAAGATGGCAGCTTGTCACTCGAATTAGTTAAACGAAAAATTAAGCCGAACGATCATCACTATGCGCGCACGCGTCTTTTGTCGATCGAAAATACGGTATCTGGTAAGCCCCTACCAATGGCTTATTTATCAGATGCTCGTAAATTTTGCGATGCGCATGGTTTAGGTCTGCATCTAGATGGCGCTCGTGTGTTTAATGCTGCTGTGCACCATCAAGTATCGGTAAAAGAAATCACCTCAGAAATGGATTCAGTATCTATTTGCCTTTCAAAAGGGCTTGGTACACCACTTGGCAGTGTATTGTGTGGCTCAAAGGCATTTATTCATGAGGCACATAAATGGCGTAAGATGCTTGGTGGCGGCATGCGTCAAGCGGGTATTGTTGCAGCTGCGGGTTTGTATGCCCTTGAAAACAATATAGAGCGTCTTGTTGAAGATCATGAAAACGCAGAGTTTTTAGCTGGTGAGCTTTCAAGCCTTGCTGGAATTGCTGTTGCTGGTTGTGCTACCAATATGGTTTTTGTTAATTACCACGGTACAAAACCGGTTTCTGAATTTGCCGAAGCGCTCTACAATCAGGGTGTTAACATCT